The DNA region CGTGGCTTATGCGCAACAGAATTTAACTAATACCCTAGGTGAGGTATTAGCTAAAGCTGGAAAAACGCAACTGCGAATTGCGGAAACAGAAAAATATGCGCATGTTACCTTCTTTTTTAACGGCGGCGTGGAAGCACCTAATCCGCTTGAAGAGCGAGTTTTAATTGCTTCACCTAAAGTTGCGACTTATGATTTGCAGCCAGAAATGAGTGCTTATCAAGTGAAAGAGCGCTTAATAGAGTTGGTACAAGCGAAAAATTATGATACAATAATTTTGAATTTTGCTAACGCGGATATGGTGGGGCATACAGGTAATTATCAAGCAGGTATTCAAGCGATGCAAGCTGTAGATGCTTGTGTGGGCGAAGTAGTTGAGAAATTGTTAGCGGCTGATTATAAAATTTTAATTACCGCGGATCATGGCAACTTAGAATATATGCAAGATGAACAAACTAGACAGCCCTATACAGCGCATACTAGCAATCAAGTAAGGTTGCTTTTGTTAAGTCGGGAACAGTTGCAGTTAGATACGCAAAGAACGGGCAGTTTAGCTGATATCGCCCCGACGATTTTACAACTATTGTCTTTAGAGCAGCCAGCAGAAATGAGCGGTACAAGTTTATTAAAATAAGTTTAGGAGATGTGGTAACAGTGAGTATGATTATTGATGTATATGCAAGAGAGATTTTAGATTCACGCGGTAATCCAACAGTAGAAGTAGATGTAACTTTAGAAGATGGCACTTTCGGACGCGCTCAAGTTCCTTCAGGAGCGTCTACTGGAGCTTATGAAGCGGTAGAATTGCGTGATGGCGATAAAGCGAGATATTTGGGCAAAGGCGTATTACAAGCTGTAAAAAATGTCAATGAAGTAATTGCTCCAGAAATCGTGGGTTTAGATGCAACAGCACAAGTGGAAATTGATAATTTAATGTTGGCACTTGACGGCACGCCTAATAAAAGTAAACTTGGGGCTAATGCAATTTTAGGCGTATCGATGGCCGTAGCTAAAGCTGCAGCTAAAGCTTTGAAATTACCTTTATATAAATATTTAGGTGGCGTTAATGCTAAAGAATTACCAGTGCCTATGATGAACATTCTAAATGGTGGCGAGCATGCTGATAATAATGTGGATATTCAAGAATTTATGATTATGCCCGTGGGCGCAACTAGTTTCCGCGAAGCTTTACGCATGAATACTGAAATATATCATCAATTAAAAAGCGTTTTAAAATCTAAAGGTTTGAGCACCGCTATTGGTGATGAAGGTGGCTTTGCACCAAACTTAGCGTCTAATGAAGATGCGATTAAAGTTATTTTAGAAGCTACAGAAAAAGCAGGTTATGTGGCAGGCAAAGACATTATGATTGCCTTAGATGTAGCGGCGACAGAAATATATAAAGATGGTAAATATCATTTAGAAGGCGAAGGCGTGGTTAAAACTTCTGAAGAAATGGTAGCTTACTATGAAATGTTAGTTAATAAGTATCCAATTGTATCGATTGAAGATGGTTTAGCCGAAGATGATTGGGCAGGCTGGAAGTTGCTTACAGAAAAATTAGGTAAATGTGTACAACTTGTGGGCGATGATTTGTTTGTAACTAACGTAGAGCGCTTGAGCACAGGGATTGAAAAAGAAACTGCTAATGCAATTTTAATTAAAGTTAACCAAATCGGTAGCATTACGGAAACTTTTAATGCGATTGAAATGGCGAAACGGGCAGGATATACTTGTATTATTTCACATCGCTCAGGTGAAACTGAAGATACTACAATTGCCGATATTGCCGTAGCTTTAAATGCTGGTCAAATAAAAACTGGCGCCCCAGCACGTACGGATCGTGTAGCTAAATATAACCAATTACTAAGAATTGAAGAAGAACTTGGTAGTGTGGCGGAATACCGTGGTTTAAAAGTTTTTTATAATATTATCTAATTAGGCAAAAAAGATTAAAGTTTTTGCAGCACAATAAGGGCAGATAAGGGATATTATAGGCGATTCAATGAAGCTTTAAGTTTCATTGAATCGCCATTGAATTTTTGTTATAACGACATATTCCAGTACTATTTCAGTCCTAGGAATTTTTGTGTATAATTATTTTTATTGAGCATGATTTGAAAATCCACCTTTGAGCGATTTCGCAACTTTATCAGAAAGGATTTTTCAAGATCATGCTCATTTTTCTATAAAAAATATGCTGTGATATGCAGAAAATTTCCCTAGCACACAATATATATTATAGAGCCGCTGTTTAATTTAGCAGGTACCTCAAACTTAGCTATCGAGGACCTTTTTGATTATTTACAACCCTTAGAGAAAAATTCCTAAATTTAAATTAGGGTGAAAAAATAGCTACAGCCGTTTTTTAGAAAAAATTGCTGGCAGCAAGAAAAATTAAACTTAATTAAGT from Succinispira mobilis DSM 6222 includes:
- the eno gene encoding phosphopyruvate hydratase gives rise to the protein MSMIIDVYAREILDSRGNPTVEVDVTLEDGTFGRAQVPSGASTGAYEAVELRDGDKARYLGKGVLQAVKNVNEVIAPEIVGLDATAQVEIDNLMLALDGTPNKSKLGANAILGVSMAVAKAAAKALKLPLYKYLGGVNAKELPVPMMNILNGGEHADNNVDIQEFMIMPVGATSFREALRMNTEIYHQLKSVLKSKGLSTAIGDEGGFAPNLASNEDAIKVILEATEKAGYVAGKDIMIALDVAATEIYKDGKYHLEGEGVVKTSEEMVAYYEMLVNKYPIVSIEDGLAEDDWAGWKLLTEKLGKCVQLVGDDLFVTNVERLSTGIEKETANAILIKVNQIGSITETFNAIEMAKRAGYTCIISHRSGETEDTTIADIAVALNAGQIKTGAPARTDRVAKYNQLLRIEEELGSVAEYRGLKVFYNII